In the genome of Cyclopterus lumpus isolate fCycLum1 chromosome 19, fCycLum1.pri, whole genome shotgun sequence, one region contains:
- the fkbp10b gene encoding LOW QUALITY PROTEIN: peptidyl-prolyl cis-trans isomerase FKBP10 (The sequence of the model RefSeq protein was modified relative to this genomic sequence to represent the inferred CDS: inserted 4 bases in 3 codons; deleted 8 bases in 8 codons): MFACCVVFILFTAWSTVECNPSPGLGDVVVDRHFTPQVCAREAKEGDYVRYHYNATFVDGKTFDSSHTNGDPKVGLLGXGRLIAGIDKGLQGMCVNERTTITVPPHLAYGSAGAGEVIPPDATLVXEIHLLDVWNKADLVVTKTISTPKDCKRSVMRTDFVRNHFNGSLHDGTVFDSSYTKKQTHDSLVGEGWLIKGMDEGLMGMCVGEIRNIVVPPFKAYGEKSPGTDIPAQATLVFDVLLVDIHNSKDNLTIENQVLPESCTRRKSVSGDYVRYHYNGTFLNGVTFDTSYQRNSTYNTYIGMGYVITGMDQALIGVCIGEKRRVIIPPHLAYGEQGAGASIPPNAALVFEIHVIDFHNPNDTVNIQITHKPEACKEVTAENDLVRYHYNCNPGGRTKLFSSHDYEDLQDAVLGSDKVIDGLDAGLRDMCVGEKRVITVPPHLGHGEKGATGVPGSAVLVFDIELVSFEKGVPPGYLFVWLEESPTDLFDALDVNKNEVVPRRRYFGEFIKLQVAEGKGRIKPGMIMEQVIIDMFXHQDRNEDGVITADELKLKVDEDKEREDARHEEL, translated from the exons ATGTTTGCCTGCTGCGTTGTATTTATTCTCTTTACTGCGTGGTCTACCGTTGAGTGCAATCCAAGTCCTGGGTTAGGAGATGTAGTCGTGGACAGACACTTCACCCCCCAAGTCTGTGCAAGAGAGGCGAAAGAGGGCGATTATGTCCGCTATCACTATAACGCCACTTTCGTCGACGGGAAAACATTTGATTCGAG CCACACGAACGGGGACCCGAAGGTGGGCCTGCTCGG GGGCCGACTCATCGCTGGAATTGACAAAGGTCTGCAGGGCATGTGCGTGAATGAGCGCACAACGATCACCGTGCCGCCTCACCTGGCCTACGGAAGCGCTGGTGCAG GTGAAGTGATTCCTCCAGATGCCACCCTGG TTGAAATCCATCTGTTGGATGTGTGGAACAAAGCCGACCTGGTTGTCACCAAAACCATCAGCACTCCCAAAGACTGCAAGCGCTCCGTGATGCGCACTGACTTTGTGCGC AACCATTTCAACGGCAGTCTGCACGACGGCACCGTCTTTGATTCCAG CTACACCAAGAAGCAGACCCATGACTCCTTAGTG GGTGAGGGTTGGCTGATTAAGGGCATGGATGAAGGCCTGATGGGCATGTGTGTG GGAGAGATCAGAAATATTGTAGTCCCGCCCTTCAAAGCCTACGGAGAAAAA TCACCAGGTACAGATATCCCCGCCCAGGCGACCCTGGTG TTCGATGTCCTGTTGGTGGACATTCATAACTCAAAGGATAATCTCACTATTGAGAACCAGGTGTTGCCTGAGTCGTGCACAAGACGCAAATCTGTGTCTGGGGATTATGTCCGGTACCACTACAATGGCACCTTCCTGAACGGAGTC ACCTTTGACACCAG CTACCAGAGGAACAGCACCTACAACACCTACATCGGGATGGGGTATGTGATAACAGGCATGGACCAGGCCCTCATAGGAGTCTGCATTGGAGAGAAGCGGAGGGTCATCATCCCTCCACACCTGGCGTATGGAGAGCAAGGAGCAGG GGCATCAATCCCCCCTAATGCTGCGCTGGTGTTCGAG ATTCACGTCATCGACTTCCACAACCCCAACGACACGGTGAACATCCAGATCACCCACAAACCCGAGGCGTGTAAAGAGGTCACCGCGGAGAACGACCTTGTGCGCTACCACTACAACTGCAACCCTGGTGGACGCACGAAGCTCTTTTCCTC ACACGACTATGAG GACCTTCAGGATGCAGTGCTGGGGTCGGACAAGGTCATCGACGGGCTGGACGCAGGCTTGCGTGacatgtgtgtgggagagaagagagtgatcaCAGTGCCG CCTCACCTTGGCCACGGAGAAAAAGGGG CCACTGGTGTGCCAGGTAGTGCTGTGTTGGTCTTTGACATTGAACTGGTGAGCTTTGAGAAGGGAGTGCCCCCTGGTTACCTGTTTGTGTGGCTGGAGGAGAGCCCTACAGACCTGTTTGACGCCCTGGATGTCAACAAGAACGAAGTGGTTCCCAGGAGGAGGTAT TTTGGGGAATTCATCAAGCTGCAGGTGGCGGAGGGCAAAGGTCGTATCAAGCCAGGGATGATCATGGAGCAGGTCATTATCGACATGT AACATCAGGACCGAAATGAAGATGGAGTGATCACGGCCGATGAACTCAAACTGAAGGTGGATGAggataaagaaagagaagatgcGAGGCACGAGGAgttgtga
- the LOC117749107 gene encoding endoplasmic reticulum protein SC65-like — MVAFCIKGDALLTLLWLNYVCVTAAQYENYNHKNVTTEELMSLTTAYGLALDHYAAERWTESIEYLELSLRLRRLLKDSARHCLLHCDSTKHEEPSTENQDLQVYWHVMMRASCQKKCRGHFPALQLPPPGREILEDFSRRSPYRYLHFAYSRLNDLQRAVPCAYTYLQKNPGDQEMHQLMEEYKSQYDLSGYLTDHEEQPYEASFLRGVKLINSGDYSSSIDHTEAALRLYLHEYDLCQADCEGINQLSPHSDFYTVVADIYVGALHCKLKCEENLMPNVGGYFVDKFVATIYHYLQYAYYKLNDGRSALPCAYSYFLFEPEDPIMKQNLQYYKAYSEQWGLQPDHFTPRMEAVRHYNHTVTLKQMLTSAEKYLKSIDEEATLLSSESPDVEFEGMGDYEESIYADWRQPKGKGDAGAADWTPCKEDRTAKRYNSDSRRSGKRRGRKHGEKKRGR, encoded by the exons ATGGTTGCATTTTGCATAAAAGGAGACGCGTTGTTGACGTTGCTTTGGTtgaactatgtgtgtgtgacagccgCGCAATATGAAAACTacaatcataaaaatgtcaccACAGAGGAGCTCATGTCGCTTACAACTGCGTATGGATTGGCTTTGGACCATTACGCAGCAGAGAGGTGGACTGAATCGATCGAATATTTGGAATTGAGTTTGCGTTTGCGTCGGCTTCTCAAAGACAGTGCGAGGCACTGCCTGCTGCACTGCGATAGTACCAAACATGAAGAACCGTCTACGGAAAACCAGGACCTCCAAGTCTACTGGCACGTTATGATGAGAGCGTCCTGCCAGAAGAAGTGCAGAGGGCATTTCCCCGCGTTGCAGCTCCCTCCTCCCGGCAGAGAGATCCTGGAAGATTTCAGCAGAAGGTCTCCATACCGATACCTGCACTTTGCTTACTCCAGG TTGAATGACCTGCAGAGGGCCGTCCCGTGTGCCTACACCTACCTCCAGAAGAACCCCGGGGACCAGGAGATGCACCAGCTGATGGAGGAGTATAAGAGCCAGTACGACCTGAGTGGCTACCTCACCGACCACGAAGAACAACCATATGAG GCTTCCTTTCTGAGAGGAGTGAAACTCATCAATTCAGGGGACTACAGCAGCAGTATTGACCACACGGAGGCAGCTCTGAGACTCTATCTCCATGAGTATGACCTCTGTCAGGCAGACTGTGAAGGGATCAATCAACTTTCACCACACAGTGACTTCTATACAGTCGTAGCAG ATATTTATGTTGGCGCATTACACTGTAAACTGAAGTGTGAAGAAAACTTGATGCCTAATGTTGGTGGTTATTTTGTGGACAAGTTTGTGGCCACTATATACCATTACCTTCAGTATGCCTATTATAAGT TGAACGACGGCCGCAGTGCGTTGCCCTGTGCTTAcagctacttcctgtttgaaccAGAGGACCCGATCATGAAGCAGAACCTGCAGTATTATAAAGCCTACAGTGAGCAGTGGGGCCTTCAGCCCGACCACTTCACACCCAGGATG GAGGCTGTAAGACACTACAACCACACAGTCACTCTAAAGCAGATGCTGACATCTGCAGAGAAGTACTTAAAGTCAATTGATGAG GAAGCAACACTTTTGTCCTCCGAGTCTCCCGATGTTGAGTTTGAAGGGATGGGAGACTACGAGGAGTCGATCTACGCTGACTGGAGACAGCCGAAGGGCAAAGGAGACGCTGGGGC AGCAGACTGGACACCGTGTAAGGAAGACAGGACTGCGAAGAGATACAACTCAGACTCACGAAGATctggaaagagaagaggaaggaagcacggagagaagaagaggggaagatAA